The proteins below are encoded in one region of Phaseolus vulgaris cultivar G19833 chromosome 1, P. vulgaris v2.0, whole genome shotgun sequence:
- the LOC137815590 gene encoding uncharacterized protein has translation MDKSNINSHHISQKENEVSSSSGSSTESEKANLWFMVNNESSSSDSVSDYSTNSESYDQLLIAFKETHDEANRLAIICNKLKSANNILEPKVKLLEKELHKAKTELTSSRKPNQWYLDSGCSKHMTGNLAQFTDLKLKAERHVTFGDNNRGRILGRRNVGTKGSTLIENVLYVEGLKHNLLSISQLCDKGYHINFETNKCIISNEASGKVLCTGKRNENGYYIKSIRSDLEGVFQNAKFDRFCEKHGIMHNYLASRTPQQNDVVERKNRSLEEIARTMLNESNLPKYFLADAVHIDFCVLNRTLIRPILKKTSYELYRARKPNISHLRVFGCKCFILNNEKDNLGKLDPKSDEGLHIGYAINDHAYRVYNRRLLTVEESMHVVFDESDNYLPKPVVNELEVDDLRIVLQKNKLIDLDATDSCAVEEPVVSADFPKEWKTPKDLTLENVIDNIERGVSTRKSLNNLCETMTFVSQVEPKNLKEALQDNNWILTMQ, from the exons ATGGATAAATCTAATATCAACTCCCATCACATCTCCCagaaggaaaatgaagtatcctcatCAAGTGGTTCCTCAACTGAGAGTGAAAAAGCAAATTTGTGGTTCATGGTGAACAATGAAAGTTCAAGCTCTGATTCGGTTAGTGATTACTCCACTAATTCAGAGAGCTATGATCAGTTACTAATTGCATTCAAAGAAAcccatgatgaagcaaatagatTAGCCATTATATGCAATAAATTGAAAAGTGCAAATAACAtacttgaacctaaggttaAGTTACTTGAGAAAGAGTTGCATAAAGCTAAAACTGAGCTA ACAAGCAGTAGAAAACCAAACCAGTGGTAtttggacagtggctgctcaaaacaTATGACTGGTAATCTTGCACAATTCACTGATTTGAAGCTTAAAGCAGAAAGGCATGTGACCTTTGGGGACAACAATCGTGGAAGAATCCTTGGAAGAAGAAATGTTGGAACCAAAGGATCAACTTTAATAGAGAATGTACTATATGTGGAAGGATTGAAACACAATCTTCTAAGCATAAGCCAATTGTGTGACAAGGGCTACCATATCAACTTTGAAACCAACAAGTGCATAATATCAAATGAGGcttctggtaaggtgttgtgCACAGGTAAAAGG AATGAAAATGGTTACTACATAAAGTCTATTCGTAGTGATCTTGAGGGAGtatttcaaaatgctaagtttgatagattttgtgaaaaacatgggatcatgcATAACTATTTAGCTTCTAGGACTCCCCAACAAAACGATgttgttgaaaggaaaaatagatcacttgAGGAGATAGCTaggaccatgttaaatgaatctaatcTACCAAAATATTTCTTGGCAGATGCAGTACACATTGATTTCTGTGTGCTAAACAGAACATtaattagaccaattcttaagaaaacttcCTATGAACTCTATAGAGCTAGAAAACCTAATATTAGCCATCTTAGAGTCTTTGGGTGCAAATGCTTTATTCTGAATAATGAGAAAGATAATTTGGGCAAATTAGAtcctaaatctgatgaaggtctacatattggttatgctattAATGATCATGCTTATCGGGTTTACAATAGAAGATTGTTAACTGTAGAGGAATCCatgcatgttgtgtttgatgaatcTGATAACTACCTACCTAAACCTGTTGTGAATGAACTTGAAGTAGATGATTTAAGAATTGTACTTCAAAAGAATAAGTTGATTGATTTAGATGCAACTGATTCATGTGCCGTCGAAGAACCTGTTGTTTCTGCAGATTTTCCTAAAGAGTGGAAAACTCCTAAAGACTTAACACTTGAGAATGTGATCGATAACATTGAGAGAGGGGTCTCAACCAGAAAGTCTCTAAACAATTTGTGTGAGACAATGACATTTGTTTCACAAGTGGAGCCTAAGAATTTGAAAGAAGCTCTACAAGACAACAACTGGATTTTGACTATGCAGTAA